Genomic window (Methanococcoides methylutens):
TGGTGATGACCGGCTTGCCTGTGGCTGTCACAACGATTCTGTCTGCACCTGCTTTTGGTGTAACGTCATTGTAACCGGTAATGTTGCCGTCAACGTCCAGATTGCGTGTGATGAAGTGGTTAGGGTTGTATTCGATAAGCGGGAATGATGTCATGAACGGTTCATCGTCCTCGGTCTCGTCAGGAATGTCAAGGTCCTCGAACTCCAGGTTCGCACGTTCACCCCTCTCGACCGGGAAATATATTCCATCAACGCTTTCCATAAGGTCTTCTGAATAGATGTTGCCGACCTGGTCCCTCTGGGACGGTGCACTTGACTTTACATGGACATAATAGAATTGGATATCTCCATTGTGGATCTCATCTGCAACCACAAGACTGTCTTCATAGGATTGCTCTATACCTCCATCGGAGATGATGATGATATCAAGTTCTCCGACTTCGTTCTCAAGCCAGTCCTGTGCAATGAGAAGTCCCTGGTCAAGGGATGTTTCACTTGTAGATCCAGGAGTCAATGCGGATATGTCCTCTTCAAGCTTCAGGACATTTGCCTGAGTTCCAAGATAGACCAGTCCTCCTGAAACATCAATACCTTCGCTTCCAAAAGCGATGACCCCTGCATATGCATCCCTAAGGTTCTCATCCTCAAGAATGAAAATAGCATTTCCGAGTATGTCGGAAAGCGTCTCATGATGGAATGTACTCTGGGATACATCAAGTATAAGAACAATGCTCCTGCCACCTTTCCAGTCTGTTGGTTTTGAAAGTACCGGAAGCAGATCTTCAAATGAGGAGTTCAGGTAATTGCCCTGGTCAAAGGAGGTCTCTCCCCCCACGACCACAAGACCGTTACCATCTGTTACGAACTCCTTGAGGACCTCAACATCACTTTCTGAAAGTGTCCTTATGTTGCGGTTATCAAGAACTATTGTCTTCTTGTCATCAATGTTTGTAAGCTCGTTCGTGTTGGATACATCATACAGGTTGTACAGTACATTGCCAAGAGGTGCGGACGTATCGCTGGTCATTAGTTTGATCTTCGGCTTGGGCACAACATAGATAGCTTTGTAGAAATCGTTATTGATGCGATCCTTGTCTGATGTTAAAGGTGTTAGTGTAACGCTTAACTCCTGTGCACCAAGCTTCTTGAAAGTGTAAGGTACACGTATTGTCCTTGTGCGTGTGTTCTGTGTGAAGGTACCACTCCTGACAAGGGTCTCTCCGGCGTAGACCTCGAAGCTGTATCTTATCTCCTCTTCACCTGCCTGTGATACAAGCACGTCAAACTGGTTCTCGTTTCCGATGACAACAGTCTTATCGCCCAGTATCTGCACACTTATGTCGTTCTCCTCAAGTTCCGGTTCCACTGAATAAACGGTGGTACCGACTTCCTCAGCAAACTGGAGAGCTTCTTCAAGGTCTTTTCCGAAGTTGCTGTTACCGTCAGTTACCATTACGATCTGATTATCTCCGCTTGAATATTGCTCGACCGCATCCCCAAGGGAAGTGCTATCCCCGGTGAGCCTGACAATGGTGGTCGGGGTGTTTGCGGTCAGGGATTCATAGACCTTGTCGCCTACGCCTTCTTCGAACAATTCCATACTTCCGGTCTCATCCGAAATTATGATCATCTGGGGAGTGTCATCACTTGAAACCTCGCTGACGATCGAGAACGGGGATGCAAGTGCTACTACAAGCAGCGAGAGAACTATGATGCGTGAAAGGATCAATGTCTTTCTTGCACCTTTTTTGATGAGATAGAGTCCACCGGCAATTATCGGCAGGACAAGTAGCAGTACCATTGGATCTTCAAAAGTAACCATCATAGCTCACCCCGGCTTCTGATAATAAGAATCTCAACGATCACCAATAGCATGGCAATAATGATGAGATAGATGTCAATGTAATTCTTGGTCGTGTAGGTATTTTCCCTAACGATCTGGGAACCTTCCTGTGATGTGGCTCGGTCCAGAACACCGGAGGAATCGATGGTGGTATCGGATTCCATGTCATCATAAAGGTTGACAGCAATGTTCTTTCCTGCAACCTCGTAGGTCCCGACCTCATCATAGAGTAACCTGCTGGTGGTCACGGTTCCGGTAGGTGTGGAAACATCCTGTTCATTTGCAAGTGCGGAAATAGCACCTGTCTGGATGTTGTAGTCACCGATATCCCCCGCTCCGCCAAGCCATGCGATCAGCTTTGCCCAGAGGACTGGGTACTCAGGCAGGTTGTGGAAATTGTTCCATGCATTTTCACCAAGCTCATCGCTTAAACCCAGGTACATCACTGTTCCGTCACCGACGCTCCAGTAAGCCAGCATCGGGATGCCTGAATCAGTATTTACAAGGGAAACTGCATCTGACCTGATGGTAGCATTAAGGTATGTGTAAACTGCAATATCCTTGAATCTCACATCTTCTGTAAGTCTTGTCTCCTGCACAACCTTCAGGGTTTCACCGTTGTTGCTTTGCATAGTGGCAATTGGCTTTACCGGAAGCACCTTGAGCAGATCAAAGTTCGCAGCTGCCGGATCAAGTGTAGGTGATGCGATGAACAGCACTTCTCCGCCATCTTTTATGAAAGAATCAAGGAGTGTGACCTCTTCGACAGTCAGTGCTCTTTGTTGTGTGTCTATCACGATAACCTTGTAATCACTAAGATCTGATGGAACATTGTTTGACTGGGTTGCCCTTATGTTCGGCAACAATGAAAGTGAAACTGAAGCCGGAGAGTTTTTAACATCGGTCACAAGGAGCAGTTCGTTGTGAACGTCCGAAGGAATTGAGATGTAAGCTGTATTATCAGTTATGAGACTGTCATCTTTTGTTATCCTGAGTGTTGTAACGCCAGGTCCCAGATTTGTCAGCTTGAACTCGCTGGTTGAAAAAGGACTTACAGTAAGTGTAACGCTCTTCTTTGTCTCGCTTCCGGGGGTATCGATCTCCAGGTTGACATTCTGTGTTATCTCGTTGTAGTTCTTAACAACACAGTTGTAAGTGTAACCGTTCTCTTCAGCCTCAAGCCAGCCCTGGATTATACCAACGTTGTCAGCAGGCGCTCCGACCCTTACAAAGCTTACCTTCATACCATAGGATTCTGCAAGTCTCTTTGCAGAGACAGGGTCCTCCCCTTCCCAGTTGGTGAAATCTGATATGACGATTATCCTTCCGCCTTCGTTAGAAAGCATTCGCATGGCATTCGTTATGGAAGATGACAGGTCTGCCACCGTTCCCTTTCCTGATAATCCGTCAAGCGTGTCCTTTGTAGCTGAAGACCCGGCGGCTTCAAGAACTGTGACCGGGATGTTCTGTGCAAGAATGATACTGTTCTTCTTGCTGACATATGTCTTGGCGATCTCAGTGGCACTGTCGAACCTTCCGTCAGTGTTCATGCTTGCAGAAGCATCGATGACAAAGATAGTGTGCTCTCCGCTCAGGCTTTCCTCGGATGTATAGAATGGGGCTGCCACTGCAACGGATATCAGTATTAGTACCAGTAATTGTGCCAGGAATATAGGGTCCTTGATAAGTCTTCTAAGGGAGGCGAACCGTTTTTTCTTCTGTTCTGCCCGCATCAGGAACATCAGGGACGGGATCTTCAGCTGAAGTGGTTTTGGTCTTAACAGGTACAATATAATAAGTGGAATCACACTTGCAAGGGCTGCAAGTCCCAGTGTGTTCTCAAAAGGCATCAGATCCTCCTCCCGCTAATTGTGTGGAAGAATGCATCAAATACCGGCGTGTCAGTTGTAAATGTAAAGAAATCAGCACCGACATGGTCGCAGATGTTCCTGATCCCATCGATATGAGCCTGTAGTTCTTCCTGGTATTTGTCCTTGAAATTGTTGCTGAGGTAAGTCTTCAGTTCATCATCTGTCTCAAGGTCCATGAGCTTTACATGTCCATGCATGGACAGGTCGCTCTCTGAAGGGTCAAGCACCTGTATAAGCATGAGGTCGTGATGAGATAATCGATAGATAGCTGATTCAATGGAACTCAGATCTTCCATGAAATCTGAAATAATGACAATCAGTGACCTTGAACGTATAACACGTTCGTACTGTTCGACGCAGCTGTTCAATGCGGTCTGACCTTCAAGTTCTACTTCTGCAAGACGGTCAATGTCCCTGAGAAGGTAACGTCTGCCCCTGTGAGTCTGGGATATTGCTATATTATCAGCATATGTGGATATGCCGAACTTGTCGTTGTCCTTGGTGACAAGATATGCAAAACCGGCGGCAAGCATGGCCCCATACTCGTATTTAGTAACATCGACGGTAGAATAATCCATGCTGTTACTGGAATCCAGCAGTATGTGGGTAGTTACTGATTTGTCCTCTTCGAACTCCCTCACATAGAGCTTTTCAGACCTTGCATACACATTCCAGTCAATGGATTTAATATCGTCCCCGGGATGATACTCAACATAGCCAATGGTATCAAGACCGCGGCCGCTATGTGTTGAACGCCTGCTTCCTGCATAGGCACTGGAAACCCGCTTTCTTACCATGAAAGTAAAGCGGTCCAGCTGGCGGAAGAAATCCACATCGATCCTGTGTTTCCTGTCACTCATGGTTTAATATCAGTTTTCGTTATTCATTGGCTTACACTGGTTGCACTTATGAGCAACTCATTTGACCTTTGTCAATATTTCCTTAATGACCTGATCAGGAGTTATACCACGTCTCTCGGATTCGAAGGTCAGGATGATCCTGTGTCTCAGGATCGGATATGCCATGGCCTCGATATCCTCGTTGCTGACGAAGTTCCTGCTGTTTACCAGTGCACGTGCTTTTGCTGCAAGTATCAGACCGATGGATGCTCTCGGTGATGCACCATATTCGATGAAATCCGTCCATTTGCGGGTTGCCATCACTATTTTGATGGCTCTGTCCTTTATGTCGTCAGCAATTGGTATATCCCTTGTGAGACGCTGCAGCTGTAGCACCATTTTCTTGTCAAGTACTTTCCTGACCTGTGGCTCCTCATATTGAGTATAGCGTCTTACGATCTCTTTTTCCTCATCAAAGGATGGGTAGTCCAGCAGGATCTTCAAAAGGAACCTGTCAAGCTGTGCCTCAGGAAGCGGGAAAGTACCTTCCATCTCAATAGGATTCTGGGTTGCAAGTAAGAAGAACGGTTTGTCAAGCAGGAAGGTATCATTTCCAACAGTTACCTGCTTTTCCTGCATAGCCTCAAGCAATGCTGACTGGGTCTTTGGAGAAGCACGGTTGATCTCATCTGCAAGAACTATATTTGAGAAGACTGGCCCTGGTTCGAACTTAAATTCCTTGCTTCCACCCCTTTCCTCGATGATGTGTGTGCCTGTGATATCTGCAGGCATAAGGTCCGGAGTACACTGTATCCTGCTGAAATCAAGGTCCATTGTCCTAGCTATGGTAGATACTGTCAGTGTCTTTCCAAGCCCTGGATTACTCTCCATAAGTGCATGACCGTTACACAGGATCGCAATGACGATCTGTTCAACTGTGTCCTTCTGTCCGACTATGACCTTTGATATCTCATTGAAAAGTGCTGCAAAGGCATCTCCAGCACCCTTGTAGACCCGTTCAAGTTCACCGGATCCGGCGTCATTGGAATTCATTTGATGTTCTCCTTGTATTGCGATAGATCGAATTTGTTAATGTGATAGTAATGTTATAGTTCGTATGATAGGCAATTTGATGACCTCAGTTCTTAGCCATCTCCTCGAAGTATTCCTTTATGATACTTTCATACCCTTCGGGGAGTTGCTCATAATAGGCAGGTGATGAAATTAATCCGACCTCATAGGCGGACGAGCTCACAAAATCAGGTGGAAGTTCCTCACTTTCTTCCCCCCCTATAAAACCGGTCCCTGCTCCCGGTGGAAGTGAGAGGTCGACCTCTTCTCCTTCAACTACGATCACAGCCGGCTCGCCTATGAGATCTTCTTCGCCACCGTTCCCGTCTCCGTCACCATCCAGTGGAAATGTCTCATCAGGAGATGTTGCATTCTCATTACCAGGCATTCCCGGAAAGTCCTGGATAATATCTGCAAGGTCATCGGGGTCAACGTCCGACTGATAATCGGTCACCATGACAAAACTGAAAATCGCAAGGGAGACAACAAGAAGTGCCATGCTCGCCTTGAACCTCTTCTTTTCGAGAAGTTCGGAAGAGTTGACCTTTGAAGCGATCTCGAGAACATTGCCCATGAGCTCATCAACAATGATGTTATGGATATTTTTGTTATCGTTCGCAGTTCGCAGCCTCTCGTTCAGTGAAGGGAACTTTTCTTCGATAAGTGATACTATCTGTATCTTTCTGTCCCGGTAATGTATGGCAAAGGTAAGCAGGACTGAAATGAAGATGGATATTAATGCAAGGAACAAAAAACCGGTTGAAATGGCATCTGAGGGACCGTATGTTGAATCTGCATATAGTTCAAAGGTCCTGAATTTAAAAAGTACCTGGTCGAACTTCAGTATCTTCAGCAGAGTAAATAATATTAATGTGATAATGGAAAAATCAAGTATCTTATAGACACGCTTGTATTTATTAGCAGCAGACTCCTGTTTTTTAATAAATGAATCAATATCCATAAGTACAGATCCTTTAATGATAAATTTCTAAGATTACTACGACCACTATTCTTCCCTTTATATAAAAATGTGTGTTTAGTTATCCAGAAGGTAGCCATTATAAGAGCCAAGAACCTTCAGCATGGATACTTTAGAATCAATATGATATAGAGCATCTTTTATAACTGCATCGGATGTGCTTCCTTCCAGATCGATATAGAAAAGGTAGTCACCGAGCGAACGCTTGGATGGTCTTGACTCGATCCTTGTAAGATTTATATCCCTCTTTGCAAATTCACCTAGGATCTCATATAGAGAACCAGCCCTGTCATTCCCGATGTAGGCTATTACGGATGTCTTGCGTACATAAGCATCATTGGTGTTGCTTTCATCCATTTCCGTATCATTTTTTCGGATGGCAATAAAACGGGTATGATTCTGCTCCCGGTCCTGGATATTTGGCATCAGTATATTGAGACCATATGCTTTTGCTGATTCTTCTGATGCAATGGCTGCCATTTCCTCGAACTCGTTGGCAAGTTTAGCAGCATGTGATGTGCTTCCGGTTGTACGTATCTCCACATCCTTGAAATGTGTCCTTATGAACTGCCTGCACTGTGCAAGCGCCTGTGGATGTGAAAGTATGATCCTGATATCAGAGATCTTGCCTTTGGATAGCAGGCAGTGCTTGATCGGTACAACGATCTCTCCTATAATAGTAACATCACTTTCAAGCAAAAGATCAAGCGTGATACCAACTGAACCTTCAATGGAATTTTCAATGGGAACGATACCCATGTCTGTTCTTCCTACGATGACCGCGGAAAAAGTGTCGGTAATATCATCATAATACAAGAGGGATGCTTTCCCTTCGATCCCCTGTTTTTTCATCCAGCCTTTTGCAGCTTTATCTGAGTAGGACCCTGCAGGTCCAAGTACGCCAACGATCATCGGTTAGAATGGGATTGCTTTATAAAAATAGTTTGTGTTACCAACATGTCATTTTTTAATTAGCCTGAAGATAATTCCCAGTCCAGCCAGATTGATCAATATTATGAGAATAGACCCAAGCGTACGACGTATATCTTTTTGTCCGGCATCCCCTGATGCTTCCGAAACATCCGGCATCGGATCGAACCTGATAACCTGATCGGTATCTGAATAGACGGTTCTTTCCAGAAGCATTTCTGGCTCTTCCGTTGTCTTCACCCTTATATCATACTGCTTGTCCCGCTCAAGTCCATAGAAAATATATGAATCATCTCCAGTTGCATCCGCAATCGTTTCATTGCTCCTGGATATTGTGACAGTACCGGTTTCAGGTAGTATCACCTTGAAATTGACATAACTCTTTGATGCGAGAGACCTGCCGTTCGTAAAACGCATCTCATCAGGCAGGTCAAGTACGCTAAGTATGGTAGGTGCAATATCCTGCTGCCCGAATTCGCCTTCAGGGACCTCATTGTCCAGGTTCCTGGATGTGACAATAAAAGGTATCCTCAGGACTTCCGGCTGGCTGGCATATTTATCCGATTTGCTCCCCCCTCTTCCGTCTGCAGACTGGAATGTCATTCCGTGGTCAGAGGTTATGATCAATGCCAAATCGTTTTTTTCTGTTAATTCGTACAGTTCACCTATCATTATGTCGAGGTCTTCGATAGTATCCGCATAACCTTCACCCCTGCGATAGAGTCCTGCCGTATCCACTGCACCGACGTTGATAGTAAGGATGAACTTCTGTTCAGGATAAGTTTGATGCATCAGGTCGAGAACCTCAATTGCAGTGTCCATAGCCCAGCGGTTGTAGGCATAGTAACGTTCAATGCTACCTTCAGGATATTGATCAATGTATTCAGGTGCTGATTCTGCATTTATTTCCAGGGCCTCCGTAATGGATGTCCACAGATCTTCATACTGGCTATCATAATTGAAATTTGCAATAACTTCCATCTGAGGGTCATTGATGGATGTCGTGAGGTCATGTACGATCACATCCTGTTCTGCGAGTATTTCCGGGATGTCACCTTTTTGAAGTATTCCAAAAGCAAGGTATCCATTTTTATGTGCAATGTCATAGATCGTTGCATCGGTGTAAGCAACCATTGCAGGAGTTGCTCCGGAATTTCCCGTTACGATCACCGAATGTCCGTCCTCACCTTCTGTTGAAGGGGTTAGTACAGTAACCACTCGCAGGCCTTTATCTGACAGCATCGAAATATTTCTGGCCACTGGCTTTTCAATGGTTGTACCATCGAGTGCATAAGGGATCATTTCAGGATAAATGTAGGATGAACCAAGTCCATCGATAATTAAAATGACTGCTCCATCTGGTGTGCTGATCGGATTGACCTCTGTTTGGGAAAGTGCGCCTGCCTGGGGTGCGGTAAAGGAAACTATGAAACAAATAATTAGAAAAATCCACCCAACTGTATGAATATTATTAAATGTATGCCCGTTTTTCATCTTGTGGACAATAATTGTTCAGAATAAAATAAGTACTGTTTTTTAATTTCTGATTTGATTTTTTTATTTTTCCTTGTTATTTACAACTTTATCTACTAATTATGCCTTGTTTTTTAACATATGTTATATAAATTCATTTATTGTCCATTATATGCTTTCAATTACAGATATTAAATAAATTATTCATAGTGCCTGTTGAATTGCTTTTTCTCTAATAATTTTTGAAGAAATAAAAAGTATAATTTATTGAATCGATTTGCTTTTATATTATATTAGTAAATTGCATTACAGACAATCATATAAAAGAATATCCATTCAAAAAATGACATGTTTTTTATCAAAAGTATAATTTTTAAAATAATCAATAACAATCGGCTTTATATTTTTTAATCAAAATTAATACTCATTTTACATTTTGTCAAAAACATTATATATTAAAATTTACAAAAACAAATGTTTATATATTGCAGATCCAGACTTTATTTTGAGTAAATCTGGCTAATTTGTGAGCTTGAAATTAATATTTGTTGCATCTGGCCTGACCAGATCTCAAACTGTAATGGAGTGATATAAATGACCGATCTAACCCAAAAAGAAAGATTATTGAAAGCATTAAAAAAAGAAACAGTTGACAAGATCCCTGTACTATCCGTTACGCAGACAGGTATAGAAGATCTTATGGATCAGACCGGTGCTGCATGGCCGGAAGCCCACTCAGATCCTGAAAAGATGGCAACTCTTGCTATCGCATCCCATGAGGTCTGTGGTCTGGAAGGCGTGAGGTACCCATACTGTCTTACCGTCCTTGCAGAAGCAATGGGCTGTGAGGTTAACATGGGCACAAAGGACAGGCAACCATCTGTTACTGATCACCCATATCCAAAAGGTGTTGATAACCTTGAGATGCCTGCAGACCTCTTAAACAATGGAAGGATACCTGCTGTCCTCGAAGCATCAAAGATCATAAGGGAAAAGGTAGGAGATGATGTCCCACTAATTGCAGGTATGGAAGGCCCTGTAACCCTTGCATCAGATCTTGCAAGTGTCAAAAAGTTCATGAAATGGTCGATCAAGAAACCTGATGACTTTGAGACCATCCTTGATTTTGCAACAGATGCATGTATCGAATACGCAAATGCATTAGCAGATGCAGGTGCAGATGTTATCTGTGTGCCGGATCCTGTAGCATCCCCGGATCTTATGAACCCTTCCACATTTGATGCAATGCTCAAGCCAAGGCTTGCAAGATTTGCAGAAGCTGTCAAGTGTCCGATGGTACTACACGTCTGCGGTAATGTTACACCTATCCTTGACATGATGGCAGACTGCAAGTTTGAAGGTCTCAGCATTGAAGAGAAAGTAGCAGACCTTAAAGGTGCAATCGCAACAGCAGGTGACAGGGCAGTGATCGTAGGCAACGTCTCCAGTCCTTTCACATTGCTTGCAGGTGATGTTGCAAAGGTCAAAGAAGACTCAAAGAATGCTCTGGAAGACGGTGTTGCTGTATTAGCCCCTGGCTGTGGTATTGCACCAAAGACACCTATCGAGAACATCAAAGCACTTGTTGAAGCAAGAGACGATTTCTTTGCTTGAATAAATTGAATTAGCTAAAGGTCCTGATCATCAGGGCCTTTAACTTATTTTTAAATTCCAGCTTTAATTTCACATCATTCGATCAAGGTTGATAGATCAGGGAGTCAGTAGCATGCGAACGGGAATTGCAATAGACCTTGGAACAAGTGGTTTCAGGGCACAGAAAGTGGATCTGGATAGTGGTGAGATAAAGAGGACTGTCATTACTATGAGAAATCCTCTCCCAGGTGCAAATGTTATGGATCATCTGGATTTTGCTATGACCTATGGCCAGGACAAAGCACATGAGCTTGTTATCAATGCTTTCAGGCATATTGTTGATGAACTTGAACCTGAGAACGGCAAAGTGAATAGAATAGCTATTTGTGGAAATCCAATACAGCTGTCACTTTTCCAGGGAATTCCTATCGATGATCTTGCATATGCAGGCGAAAGGAAAAAACAATTGATGGACATCCAGGAACAAGAGCGTTATGCTGCGATAATTGACAGCACACAGATAAAAGGACTCGAGGACCTTGATTGCAAGATCGTTATCCCACCTGCGATCAAACATGAAGTTGGCGCCGATGCTCTTGCACTGATAGTCAAATCCGGGATGCTGGATTCTGAAGATATTACGATCGCGACAGATTATGGGACCAATGCAGAGATGGCCCTTAAGGTGGGAACTGTTATCTATACCGGCTCAGCAGCTGCAGGTCCTGCACTTGAGGGACAGGAGATCGAAGACGGAAGCATTGCTCGCCCCTTCGTGATCTCAGATATAGAGTTCAATGACGGGAACCTGCGAAACTTTTTACTTGACGAAGAGATGAACACTGTACAAGGTTCCCTTGTGAACTACAAGAATGGTGATGTGGTCGAAGGAGGATCCATAAAGGCATCCGGCATCACCGGAACCGGAGTAATAGCACTTATTGATGAAGCTATGGAAAACGGGATCATTCAATTGCCAAATGTAAAAACAAGCGATAAAATGCTTCACCTTCAGGACAATGTAAATTTCACAGAAAAAGACCTTGTAGAAGCAGGAAGAGCTATTGGTGCCATACGTGCAGGACACGTGACACTCTGCAATGCTGCCGGGATATCCATGGAAGATGTGCAGGTGGCTTATATGTCCGGTGCAGCAGGCACATATATGGATGCTTTGAAAGCACATCGTATCGGCATGATCCCCTACAATGTCTCAAATGTCTGCCAGATAGGGAACACATCCCTGATAGTTGCAAAAGAGATACTGCTCTCAGAAGACAGGTTATGGGAACTACAGAAAATTGCCAGAGATATCGTTGGTACTCATGTCATGTTCGCAACAGATGAAGCTTTCAAAGAAACATATATTCTGGAACTTTCCTACTGGAACGAAGGAATGCCATTCAAGGCTCTCAAGAAGTTCCTGAAGAAAAAGGGACTTCCAACAATTGATATTGTTAAAAAAACGCCTGAGGTCGAAAAACGTGTGAAAAAGGATATCCCTGATCTCGGGAATGAGGGGTTAAGCGTTCTTGAAAAGGTTGGAACATATCTAAAAATGGAAGTTGAAGGCTGCATTGATTGTCATCAATGTATGGAGATATGTCCAAATAATGCCCTTAAAGAGGAGGAACGTAATGTCAGCATACGTACAGATCTCTGCGATGGTGCGCATTGTCAGAAGTGTATTCACGCATGTCCGGAGGATGTGCTTGACTGGAATAAGCTCAAAGTGATGGGATAAAACCTGGTAAAACTAAATAATTTAGATATAAGCTCACACCTAAAAAGGTACTCAGTACTGGATATTGATCTAAAAGTAAAGGATTGGATCGAAGGAAGCTACTATAGATCATTAGATGTGAGCACTTTCAATTATTCGTTGATTTATAATAATCTTTTCGTTTCAGTCGATTTCCCTAATAAAAATGTGGAATTCATATATATTGGAGAGACCATTAGTATTGTTACACCAGATATCCAGTGAATTCAAAAGAAATAAATACGTTTGTCTTCCCACTAATAGCTAAAAA
Coding sequences:
- a CDS encoding DUF58 domain-containing protein, encoding MSDRKHRIDVDFFRQLDRFTFMVRKRVSSAYAGSRRSTHSGRGLDTIGYVEYHPGDDIKSIDWNVYARSEKLYVREFEEDKSVTTHILLDSSNSMDYSTVDVTKYEYGAMLAAGFAYLVTKDNDKFGISTYADNIAISQTHRGRRYLLRDIDRLAEVELEGQTALNSCVEQYERVIRSRSLIVIISDFMEDLSSIESAIYRLSHHDLMLIQVLDPSESDLSMHGHVKLMDLETDDELKTYLSNNFKDKYQEELQAHIDGIRNICDHVGADFFTFTTDTPVFDAFFHTISGRRI
- a CDS encoding vWA domain-containing protein, with the protein product MMVTFEDPMVLLLVLPIIAGGLYLIKKGARKTLILSRIIVLSLLVVALASPFSIVSEVSSDDTPQMIIISDETGSMELFEEGVGDKVYESLTANTPTTIVRLTGDSTSLGDAVEQYSSGDNQIVMVTDGNSNFGKDLEEALQFAEEVGTTVYSVEPELEENDISVQILGDKTVVIGNENQFDVLVSQAGEEEIRYSFEVYAGETLVRSGTFTQNTRTRTIRVPYTFKKLGAQELSVTLTPLTSDKDRINNDFYKAIYVVPKPKIKLMTSDTSAPLGNVLYNLYDVSNTNELTNIDDKKTIVLDNRNIRTLSESDVEVLKEFVTDGNGLVVVGGETSFDQGNYLNSSFEDLLPVLSKPTDWKGGRSIVLILDVSQSTFHHETLSDILGNAIFILEDENLRDAYAGVIAFGSEGIDVSGGLVYLGTQANVLKLEEDISALTPGSTSETSLDQGLLIAQDWLENEVGELDIIIISDGGIEQSYEDSLVVADEIHNGDIQFYYVHVKSSAPSQRDQVGNIYSEDLMESVDGIYFPVERGERANLEFEDLDIPDETEDDEPFMTSFPLIEYNPNHFITRNLDVDGNITGYNDVTPKAGADRIVVTATGKPVITTWRYGLGRVAAITTDNGKGGQATWSSQMYSGNNSRLISSTMNWAIGNPQVEEGTVVEGDDTWFGSPATLYITRYDEGVPKLKYKGETLELAVTGQNTYETTIEPKNIGMHDVSGYPIAVNYAVEYRDVGLNEDLPVLIKANGGKTYSENEALALLLTDAKANSLKSVQQPVSQKLYFLIAALLLFLTEIAVRRIREIRAANRERAE
- a CDS encoding DUF7502 family protein, coding for MDIDSFIKKQESAANKYKRVYKILDFSIITLILFTLLKILKFDQVLFKFRTFELYADSTYGPSDAISTGFLFLALISIFISVLLTFAIHYRDRKIQIVSLIEEKFPSLNERLRTANDNKNIHNIIVDELMGNVLEIASKVNSSELLEKKRFKASMALLVVSLAIFSFVMVTDYQSDVDPDDLADIIQDFPGMPGNENATSPDETFPLDGDGDGNGGEEDLIGEPAVIVVEGEEVDLSLPPGAGTGFIGGEESEELPPDFVSSSAYEVGLISSPAYYEQLPEGYESIIKEYFEEMAKN
- the pheA gene encoding prephenate dehydratase; this encodes MIVGVLGPAGSYSDKAAKGWMKKQGIEGKASLLYYDDITDTFSAVIVGRTDMGIVPIENSIEGSVGITLDLLLESDVTIIGEIVVPIKHCLLSKGKISDIRIILSHPQALAQCRQFIRTHFKDVEIRTTGSTSHAAKLANEFEEMAAIASEESAKAYGLNILMPNIQDREQNHTRFIAIRKNDTEMDESNTNDAYVRKTSVIAYIGNDRAGSLYEILGEFAKRDINLTRIESRPSKRSLGDYLFYIDLEGSTSDAVIKDALYHIDSKVSMLKVLGSYNGYLLDN
- a CDS encoding AAA family ATPase, which translates into the protein MNSNDAGSGELERVYKGAGDAFAALFNEISKVIVGQKDTVEQIVIAILCNGHALMESNPGLGKTLTVSTIARTMDLDFSRIQCTPDLMPADITGTHIIEERGGSKEFKFEPGPVFSNIVLADEINRASPKTQSALLEAMQEKQVTVGNDTFLLDKPFFLLATQNPIEMEGTFPLPEAQLDRFLLKILLDYPSFDEEKEIVRRYTQYEEPQVRKVLDKKMVLQLQRLTRDIPIADDIKDRAIKIVMATRKWTDFIEYGASPRASIGLILAAKARALVNSRNFVSNEDIEAMAYPILRHRIILTFESERRGITPDQVIKEILTKVK
- a CDS encoding vWA domain-containing protein, coding for MPFENTLGLAALASVIPLIILYLLRPKPLQLKIPSLMFLMRAEQKKKRFASLRRLIKDPIFLAQLLVLILISVAVAAPFYTSEESLSGEHTIFVIDASASMNTDGRFDSATEIAKTYVSKKNSIILAQNIPVTVLEAAGSSATKDTLDGLSGKGTVADLSSSITNAMRMLSNEGGRIIVISDFTNWEGEDPVSAKRLAESYGMKVSFVRVGAPADNVGIIQGWLEAEENGYTYNCVVKNYNEITQNVNLEIDTPGSETKKSVTLTVSPFSTSEFKLTNLGPGVTTLRITKDDSLITDNTAYISIPSDVHNELLLVTDVKNSPASVSLSLLPNIRATQSNNVPSDLSDYKVIVIDTQQRALTVEEVTLLDSFIKDGGEVLFIASPTLDPAAANFDLLKVLPVKPIATMQSNNGETLKVVQETRLTEDVRFKDIAVYTYLNATIRSDAVSLVNTDSGIPMLAYWSVGDGTVMYLGLSDELGENAWNNFHNLPEYPVLWAKLIAWLGGAGDIGDYNIQTGAISALANEQDVSTPTGTVTTSRLLYDEVGTYEVAGKNIAVNLYDDMESDTTIDSSGVLDRATSQEGSQIVRENTYTTKNYIDIYLIIIAMLLVIVEILIIRSRGEL